CTTCATCACACACATTAACACTCTTTACTTAAAACTTCTAAAAGTTACtaataatctttttcttcttattaAAAGCAACATTTTAAATACTTAGACAAATTTTAAAAGGGacacaatccaaccccccttgTTGTGTCGTACCTTATTccatcaattggtatcagagctacgGGCTCTGAATATACAGAACACTTTACCGTGTTAGAGTTAATCGATCAAACAGGAAATGACTGATACAAAGTTTATAGCTGAAGGAGGATCATCACACAGGCCTCCTTACTTTAATGGTTCTGACTACTACTACTGGAAAGGTAAGATGAGATTGTTTCTACTATCTCAAGATAATAATATGTGGTCTGTGGTTGAAAATGGCAACTACACACCAATGACTACTGCAACAGACACATTTGCGTCAGTTCCAAAAACGCAGTCACAATGGACAAAAGAAGAAAATGACAAGGTACTACTAAACTCTAAAGCTCAATTTATATTATCATGTGCTCTTAGCAGGGAAGAATACGACCGGATAGAGGAATGCACAACTGCCAAAGAAATCTGGGATGCTCTCAAAATACATCATGAAGGAACAAATcttgttaaagaagaaagaatTGATCTAGGAGTCAGGAAGTTTGAAACCTTCGAAATGAAGGAAGAAGAAACCATAGATGAAATGTTTTCCAGATTCACTATAATTGTCAATGAACTTAGATCACTTGGTAAAGCTTATACTGCTCATGAAAGAATCAGAAAAATTCTAAGATGTCTTCCAAAAATTTGGAGACCTATGGTAACAGCTATATCACAAGCAAAAGATCTAAAGATTCTACAAGTTGAAGAACTTATAGGATCTCTTCGTGCTCATGAAGGTATCCTAAATGAAGATAAACCACAAAGAAAAGGTAAAATGATAGCTCTTAAAACCTCTCAAAATTCTGCATCTAAAATCACCACCTCACAAGGAACAACTGAAGAAGATACCGGATTTTTATCTGAGGATGAAAATGATTTGGCTTTAATCTCTAGAAGAATTCAACaaatgattttaaaaagaaatcaaaacAGAAAATCATTTCAACCCAGGAAAGAATACCAAAAACCTGAGATTGATAAAAGCAAGATTACATGCTATGGATGCAACAAACTTGGACACTTCAAAACAGAATGTCCACTCAAAACCCATAGGAACTTCTCCTCTAAAAAATCCATGCTTGCACAATGGGATGACTCAGAGAACTCTAACTCTGAAGCCGAAGATGAGGAAGCCAACTTATGCCTGATGACTAACTCCGACTCTGAATAGGTAAGTACACTAAACTATTGTTATACCTGCAAAGAAATAGGAATCTTGTTCGACAATTTATTAGAAGATTCAAACATCTTAACTCAGAAATGTCTGTTTCAAAAAGAACAGATTCACACTCTTAAAACTGAAAAAGAAGATCTAATAAAATCCAACCTAAAACATTTAGAAACCATTAAGGAGTTACAAAAAGCATATTCTTGTTTGTCATTACATCAGAAAGTTATTAATGAAAAAATCAAACCTCTTAACAATCAAGATAAAATTGAAAACCTTGAAAATCAAGTAGAAACTCTTACTAAAGATATAACCTCTTTTGTAAAATATACTGAAACTTTTCAAAAAGTAATGGGATCTCAATCAGGGGTCTTTGATAAAGCTGGCTTAGGATTTAAACAATCTGAAAATCAAATGATCTATGAAATTTTTTTCcttccaaataaaaatagaactaaaatccaaataaaagaaaaaaatattttaaaagagaaaaatattaccaaaccaaaatgttgttattgcaAGAAAACAAATCATCTTGAAAAACATTgttatttcaaaaagaaaaccACTATATCAAAAGATCATATTTCTAACAACAAAGGACCCAAAGAAATATGGGTACCTAAAAAGCTACTAATGCATAATGCAGGAATGTCTTCTGACTCTCAAGAAAAAGCCTTGGTACTTGGACAGTggttgctcaagacatatgactggAGATAGGGAAAGTTTTGTCTCTTTCAAAAATAAAGAAGGAGGAACTGTAACCTTTGGAAACAATGATAAAGCAAAGATCAAAGGTATTGGTTCCATAGGTAAGAAAGGTAATATCTTTATAAACAATGTGCAATACGTGGAAGGATTAAAACACAACCTTCTTAGCATTAGTCAACTATGTGATGATGGCTATGAAGTTAGTTTTAATCGAAATTCATGTATTGTAAAAATCCCATCTTCTGACAAAATTCTTTTTCTAGGAAAAAGGCACAAAAATCTTTATACATTTTATTTAGAtggtctttcatctgaatcttgctTTTTATCTAAAGAAAAGGATAAATGGCTATGGCACAGAAGATGTGGTCACACAAGTATGAAAAATATTTCAACACTTTCAAAATTAGATCTTGTTAGAGGTCTTCCCAAACTTAATTTTGAAAAAGACTCAATTTG
The Vicia villosa cultivar HV-30 ecotype Madison, WI linkage group LG6, Vvil1.0, whole genome shotgun sequence genome window above contains:
- the LOC131613266 gene encoding uncharacterized protein LOC131613266 encodes the protein MTDTKFIAEGGSSHRPPYFNGSDYYYWKGKMRLFLLSQDNNMWSVVENGNYTPMTTATDTFASVPKTQSQWTKEENDKVLLNSKAQFILSCALSREEYDRIEECTTAKEIWDALKIHHEGTNLVKEERIDLGVRKFETFEMKEEETIDEMFSRFTIIVNELRSLGKAYTAHERIRKILRCLPKIWRPMVTAISQAKDLKILQVEELIGSLRAHEGILNEDKPQRKGKMIALKTSQNSASKITTSQGTTEEDTGFLSEDENDLALISRRIQQMILKRNQNRKSFQPRKEYQKPEIDKSKITCYGCNKLGHFKTECPLKTHRNFSSKKSMLAQWDDSENSNSEAEDEEANLCLMTNSDSE